One genomic segment of Pseudomonas chlororaphis subsp. aurantiaca includes these proteins:
- a CDS encoding sigma-70 family RNA polymerase sigma factor, with protein sequence MLENYYRELVCFLNAKLGNLQVAEDVVHDAYVRVLERSSDTPIEQPRAFLYRTALNLVIDGHRRNALRQVEPLDVLDNEERFFSPSPQTSIDHGQRLDMLQRALAELPPLCRESFLLRKLEGLSHPEIAERLGISRSLVEKHIVNAMKHCRVRVRQWDAH encoded by the coding sequence ATGTTGGAAAACTACTATCGCGAGCTGGTGTGTTTCCTCAACGCCAAGCTGGGCAACCTGCAGGTGGCCGAAGATGTGGTGCATGACGCTTACGTGCGGGTGCTGGAGCGCTCCAGCGACACGCCGATCGAGCAACCGCGGGCCTTCCTCTATCGCACGGCGCTGAACCTGGTGATCGACGGCCATCGGCGCAACGCCTTGCGCCAGGTCGAGCCGCTGGATGTGCTCGACAATGAAGAGCGCTTCTTCAGCCCCTCGCCGCAAACCAGCATCGACCACGGCCAGCGCCTGGACATGCTGCAACGGGCGCTGGCGGAACTGCCGCCGCTGTGCCGGGAAAGCTTCCTGCTGCGCAAGCTCGAAGGCCTGTCCCACCCCGAGATCGCCGAGCGCCTGGGGATTTCCCGCAGCCTGGTGGAGAAGCACATTGTCAATGCGATGAAACATTGCCGGGTGCGGGTCCGGCAGTGGGACGCCCATTGA
- a CDS encoding efflux RND transporter periplasmic adaptor subunit — translation MKRPRHPRRALLVTLCLIPIIALAAWQILPPGRDQLATVQVSRGTIESSVTALGTLQPRRYVDVGAQASGQIRKIHVEAGDPVKEGQLLVEIDPATQQAKLDASRFSIENLQAQLQEQRAQNELARQKYQRQQNLAAGGATRDEDVQTARAELKATQARIDMIQAQIRQAQASLRSDQAELGYTRIYAPMSGTVVAVDAREGQTLNAQQQTPLILRIARLSPMTVWAEVSEADIGHVKPGMSAYFTTLSGGARRWTSTVRQILPIPPKPLNESSQGSGSPNSSSKSGSGRVVLYTVLLDVDNADNALMAEMTAQVFFVAERAQDVLTAPIAALQGSAESGVQLARVAAKNGSIEERKVRVGISDRLRIQVLDGLDEGDHLLIGPAQSSGG, via the coding sequence ATGAAACGTCCCCGTCATCCCCGACGCGCCCTGCTTGTCACCCTGTGTCTGATTCCCATCATCGCCCTCGCCGCCTGGCAGATCCTGCCGCCGGGGCGCGACCAGCTCGCCACCGTGCAGGTCAGCCGCGGCACCATCGAAAGCAGCGTGACCGCCCTGGGCACCCTGCAACCGCGGCGTTATGTCGACGTCGGTGCCCAGGCGTCCGGGCAGATCCGCAAGATCCACGTCGAAGCCGGCGACCCGGTCAAGGAAGGCCAGCTGCTGGTGGAGATCGACCCCGCCACCCAGCAGGCCAAGCTCGACGCCAGCCGCTTCTCCATCGAGAACCTGCAGGCCCAGTTGCAAGAGCAGCGGGCGCAGAACGAGCTGGCCCGGCAGAAATACCAGCGCCAGCAGAACCTCGCCGCCGGCGGCGCGACCCGCGACGAAGACGTGCAGACCGCCCGCGCCGAACTCAAGGCCACCCAGGCGCGGATCGACATGATCCAGGCGCAGATCCGCCAGGCCCAGGCCAGCCTGCGCAGCGACCAGGCCGAGCTGGGCTATACGCGCATCTATGCGCCGATGTCCGGCACCGTGGTCGCGGTGGACGCCCGCGAAGGCCAGACCCTCAACGCCCAGCAGCAGACACCGCTGATCCTGCGCATCGCCCGGCTGTCGCCGATGACCGTCTGGGCCGAAGTTTCCGAAGCCGATATCGGCCACGTCAAACCGGGCATGAGCGCCTACTTCACCACCTTGAGCGGCGGCGCCCGGCGCTGGACCAGCACCGTGCGGCAGATCCTGCCGATCCCACCCAAGCCGCTGAACGAAAGCAGCCAGGGCAGTGGCAGCCCCAACAGTTCGAGCAAGAGCGGCAGCGGCCGGGTGGTGCTCTACACCGTGCTGCTGGATGTGGATAACGCCGACAACGCCTTGATGGCCGAGATGACCGCCCAGGTGTTTTTTGTCGCCGAGCGCGCGCAGGACGTTCTCACCGCACCGATCGCCGCCCTGCAGGGCAGCGCCGAGAGCGGCGTGCAGCTGGCCCGGGTGGCGGCGAAAAACGGTTCGATCGAGGAGCGCAAGGTGCGGGTCGGCATCAGCGACCGCTTGCGCATCCAGGTGCTGGACGGCCTCGACGAAGGCGATCACCTGCTGATCGGTCCCGCGCAAAGCAGCGGAGGCTGA
- a CDS encoding MacB family efflux pump subunit, with the protein MQTPLIDLKGIRKSYGGGDTPQVDVLRGIDLSIHAGEFVAIVGASGSGKSTLMNILGCLDRPTSGEYLFAGENVARLGSDELAWLRREAFGFVFQGYHLIASGSAQENVEMPAIYAGTPAAERHARAAALLDRLGLACRTGNRPHQLSGGQQQRVSIARALMNGGHIILADEPTGALDSHSGAEVMALLDELASQGHVVILITHDREVAARAKRIIEIRDGEIISDTADDHPQVQASANSGALQAVDLRQRLADGSEHNGAWKGELVDAVQAAWRVMWINRFRTALTLLGIVIGVASVVVMLAVGEGSKRQVMAQMGAFGSNIIYLGGYMPNPRTPPGIITLDDVAALAALPQVKRIMPVNGAEAGVRFGNVDHTSYVGGNDTNFPAIFNWPVVEGSYFTEADERGAAAVAVIGKKVRDKLLKDVANPIGQYILIENVPFQVVGVLAEKGASSGDQDSDDRIAIPYSAASIRLFGSHNPEYVAIATSNARKVKEAEQAIDQLMLRMHGGKRDFELTNNAAMIQAEARTQNTLSLMLGAIAAISLLVGGIGVMNIMLMTVRERTREIGIRMATGARQRDILRQFLTEAVMLSVVGGLAGIGVALIIGGILILSEVAVAFSLVAVLGAFACALVTGVIFGFMPARKAARLDPVTALTSE; encoded by the coding sequence ATGCAGACCCCGCTGATCGACCTCAAGGGCATCCGCAAATCCTATGGCGGCGGCGACACGCCGCAGGTGGACGTGCTGCGTGGCATCGACCTTTCGATCCACGCCGGCGAGTTCGTTGCCATCGTCGGTGCTTCCGGCTCCGGCAAATCGACGCTGATGAACATCCTCGGCTGCCTCGACCGCCCGACCTCGGGCGAGTACCTGTTCGCCGGGGAAAACGTCGCCCGGCTGGGCAGCGACGAACTGGCCTGGCTGCGCCGCGAAGCCTTCGGCTTCGTGTTCCAGGGCTACCACCTGATTGCGTCCGGCTCGGCCCAGGAAAACGTCGAGATGCCGGCGATCTATGCCGGCACCCCGGCGGCCGAGCGCCATGCCCGCGCCGCCGCCCTGCTCGACCGCCTGGGCCTGGCCTGCCGCACCGGCAACCGCCCGCACCAATTGTCCGGCGGCCAGCAGCAGCGGGTGTCGATCGCCCGCGCGCTGATGAACGGCGGCCATATCATCCTCGCCGACGAACCCACCGGCGCCCTCGACAGCCACAGCGGCGCCGAGGTCATGGCGCTGCTCGACGAACTGGCCAGCCAGGGCCATGTGGTGATTCTCATCACCCACGACCGCGAAGTCGCGGCCCGGGCCAAGCGCATCATCGAAATCCGCGACGGCGAGATCATCAGCGACACCGCCGACGACCACCCCCAGGTCCAGGCCAGCGCCAACAGCGGCGCCCTGCAGGCGGTGGACCTGCGCCAGCGCCTGGCCGATGGCAGCGAACACAACGGCGCCTGGAAAGGCGAACTGGTGGACGCCGTGCAGGCGGCCTGGCGGGTGATGTGGATCAACCGTTTCCGCACCGCCCTGACCCTGCTGGGGATCGTCATAGGCGTGGCCTCGGTGGTGGTGATGCTGGCGGTGGGCGAAGGCAGCAAGCGCCAGGTCATGGCGCAGATGGGCGCCTTTGGCTCGAACATCATTTACCTGGGTGGCTATATGCCCAACCCACGCACCCCGCCCGGCATCATCACCCTCGACGACGTCGCCGCCCTGGCCGCCCTGCCGCAGGTCAAGCGCATCATGCCGGTCAATGGCGCCGAGGCCGGCGTGCGCTTCGGCAATGTCGACCACACCAGCTACGTCGGCGGCAACGACACCAACTTCCCGGCCATCTTCAACTGGCCGGTGGTCGAGGGTAGCTATTTCACCGAGGCCGACGAGCGTGGCGCGGCGGCCGTGGCGGTGATCGGCAAAAAAGTCCGCGACAAGTTGCTCAAGGACGTGGCCAATCCCATCGGCCAATACATCCTGATCGAGAACGTGCCATTCCAGGTGGTCGGCGTGCTGGCGGAAAAAGGCGCCAGCTCCGGCGACCAGGACAGCGACGATCGCATCGCCATCCCCTACTCCGCCGCGAGCATCCGCCTGTTCGGCAGCCACAACCCGGAGTACGTGGCGATCGCCACCAGCAATGCGCGCAAGGTCAAGGAGGCCGAGCAGGCCATCGACCAGCTGATGCTGCGCATGCACGGCGGCAAGCGCGACTTCGAGCTGACCAACAACGCGGCGATGATCCAGGCCGAGGCCCGGACCCAGAACACCCTGTCGCTGATGCTCGGCGCCATCGCCGCGATCTCGCTGCTGGTGGGCGGTATCGGGGTGATGAACATCATGCTCATGACCGTGCGCGAACGCACCCGCGAGATCGGCATCCGCATGGCCACCGGCGCCCGCCAGCGCGACATCCTGCGCCAGTTCCTCACCGAGGCGGTGATGCTCTCGGTGGTCGGTGGCCTGGCCGGGATCGGCGTGGCGCTGATCATCGGCGGCATCCTGATCCTCAGCGAAGTGGCGGTGGCCTTCTCCCTGGTGGCGGTCCTGGGCGCCTTCGCCTGCGCCCTGGTCACCGGCGTCATCTTCGGCTTCATGCCGGCCCGCAAAGCAGCCCGACTCGACCCGGTCACGGCCCTCACCAGTGAATGA
- a CDS encoding efflux transporter outer membrane subunit, with protein MKAPLSLIAASLLLAACSGPAPRPDSGLQAPPAWHSPHTAAAQQDNRQWWTRFGSPELERLIEQARLGSHDLAAATARVRQAQATAVVAGAPLLPELKGALNANRQKLLRGNGYSQLDADSSNKAVDYFDASLSASYEIDFWGGKRAARDSAVESLRASEFDQATVELTLLGGVANSYTQVLSLREQSRIAELNLANAQSVLRLVQTRYDSGSATALELAQQKSLVAAQQRQLPLVQQQAEDARITLAALLGQPVQNLDLGQQPFAQLTWPSIDAGVPSDLLSRRPDIASAEARLAAAQADVTVARAAMLPSVTLSASLGSGADTASDILRSPFYNLTSALAAPIFNAGRLSAERDRARARQQELLESYRGAIVNGFADVEKALASIRGLDRQRQWQSEELRQAQIAFDIAQSRYQAGAADLLTVLETQRTLYAAQDQNVQLRLSRLQASIALYKALGGGWKAL; from the coding sequence ATGAAAGCGCCCCTCAGCCTTATCGCCGCCAGCCTGTTGCTGGCGGCCTGCAGCGGCCCCGCGCCGCGCCCGGACAGCGGCCTGCAGGCACCGCCCGCCTGGCACTCGCCCCATACCGCGGCCGCGCAGCAGGACAACCGCCAATGGTGGACCCGCTTCGGCAGCCCGGAACTGGAGCGCCTGATCGAGCAGGCCCGCCTGGGCAGCCACGACCTGGCCGCCGCCACGGCCCGGGTGCGCCAGGCGCAGGCCACGGCGGTGGTCGCCGGCGCGCCGTTGCTACCGGAACTCAAGGGCGCGCTCAATGCCAACCGGCAGAAGCTGCTGCGCGGCAACGGCTACAGCCAACTGGACGCCGACAGCAGCAACAAGGCCGTGGACTACTTCGACGCCAGCCTCAGCGCCAGCTATGAAATCGACTTCTGGGGCGGCAAGCGCGCGGCCCGCGACAGCGCCGTGGAAAGCCTGCGGGCCAGCGAATTCGACCAGGCCACCGTCGAGCTGACCCTGCTCGGCGGCGTCGCCAACAGCTACACCCAGGTGCTGTCGCTGCGCGAGCAGAGCCGCATCGCCGAACTCAACCTGGCCAATGCGCAAAGCGTGCTCAGGCTGGTGCAGACCCGCTACGACTCGGGCTCGGCCACCGCCCTGGAACTGGCCCAGCAGAAGAGCCTGGTGGCCGCCCAGCAGCGCCAGTTGCCATTGGTGCAGCAACAGGCCGAGGACGCGCGGATCACCCTCGCCGCCCTGCTCGGCCAGCCGGTACAGAACCTCGATCTCGGCCAGCAACCCTTCGCCCAGCTGACCTGGCCCAGCATCGATGCCGGCGTGCCCAGCGACCTGTTGAGCCGCCGCCCGGACATCGCCAGCGCCGAAGCCAGGCTCGCCGCCGCCCAGGCCGACGTCACGGTGGCGCGGGCGGCGATGCTGCCCAGCGTCACCCTGAGCGCCAGCCTCGGTTCGGGCGCCGATACGGCCTCGGATATCCTGCGCAGCCCGTTCTATAACCTCACCAGTGCCTTGGCGGCGCCGATCTTCAACGCCGGCCGCCTGAGCGCCGAGCGCGACCGGGCCCGGGCGCGCCAGCAAGAGCTGCTGGAAAGCTATCGCGGGGCGATCGTCAATGGCTTCGCCGATGTGGAAAAGGCCCTCGCCAGCATCCGCGGCCTCGATCGGCAGCGGCAATGGCAGAGCGAAGAACTGCGCCAGGCACAGATCGCCTTCGACATCGCCCAGAGCCGCTACCAGGCCGGCGCCGCCGACCTGCTCACGGTCCTGGAAACCCAGCGCACCCTGTACGCCGCCCAGGACCAGAACGTGCAACTGCGACTGTCACGCCTGCAGGCCAGCATCGCCCTGTACAAGGCTTTGGGGGGCGGCTGGAAAGCGCTTTGA
- the pvdP gene encoding pyoverdine maturation tyrosinase PvdP: MTISRRGFIAGLALTGAAVPAAIYAHRELTREEEPQTPGEATVDLADTAGQQLADKLRGVWTLRFEGADAGLAGLPREGLELFLDIAQRGRGLRGYLDRAEALRGEAEPRYRVVGDLLAPDPKQLYWRLVSVDARDGAPCYEFNVVLDEVWADFGNAGSGTLSGRILRLDRPLALPEQDNRFVATKQLFPEARQRIGLNPTLLAWLVSPEHRLFHQLWHASRDKWHTLSEEKRDALRGIGWQPGPRGQERDARGKRKDRNGSGIDFFFMHRHMLGTARSMQDLPSWLNFPTPQPELERDRQGFARYFDNHDGFALPPTWLASDDAEYTQWVSDIKTAETYHSNFQVWESRYRDPRYLSTLTLGQFGSEVELGLHDWLHMRWASVPRDPSNGAPVPFARDPADFSARWYAAENDFLGDPFSSHVSPVFWHFHGWIDDRVEDWFRAHERFHPGEVSRLEVNGVPWFAPGRWVEIDDPWLGPDTHGCSTTPGLQLGRSVEMDPETMKLALRITFAEEGKLAELFRKVPKRPWYARHLKVRERLL; encoded by the coding sequence ATGACGATTTCTCGACGAGGGTTTATCGCAGGCTTGGCGCTCACTGGAGCTGCGGTGCCCGCGGCCATTTATGCGCACCGTGAACTGACGCGTGAGGAGGAGCCGCAAACCCCCGGCGAAGCGACGGTCGATCTGGCGGACACCGCCGGCCAGCAATTGGCGGACAAGCTGCGCGGGGTCTGGACCCTGCGCTTCGAGGGCGCGGACGCCGGCCTGGCGGGCCTGCCGCGCGAGGGGCTGGAACTGTTTCTCGACATTGCCCAGCGCGGGCGCGGCCTGCGCGGCTACCTGGACCGTGCCGAGGCATTGCGCGGCGAGGCCGAGCCGCGTTATCGGGTAGTCGGCGATCTGCTGGCGCCCGATCCGAAGCAGCTTTATTGGCGCCTGGTAAGCGTCGATGCCCGCGACGGCGCGCCTTGTTATGAGTTCAACGTGGTGCTCGACGAGGTCTGGGCCGATTTCGGCAACGCCGGCAGCGGCACCCTCAGCGGGCGTATCCTGCGCCTGGACCGGCCGCTGGCGCTGCCCGAGCAGGACAATCGCTTCGTCGCCACCAAGCAGCTGTTTCCCGAAGCCCGCCAGCGTATCGGCCTGAATCCGACGCTGCTGGCCTGGCTGGTTTCCCCCGAGCACCGGCTGTTTCACCAGCTGTGGCACGCCTCGCGGGACAAGTGGCACACCCTGTCCGAAGAGAAGCGCGACGCCCTGCGCGGCATCGGCTGGCAGCCCGGCCCGCGTGGCCAGGAGCGTGATGCCCGGGGCAAGCGCAAGGACCGCAACGGCTCGGGCATCGATTTCTTTTTCATGCACCGGCACATGCTCGGCACCGCGCGTTCCATGCAGGACCTGCCGTCCTGGCTGAACTTCCCGACCCCGCAGCCGGAGCTGGAGCGCGATCGCCAGGGGTTTGCCCGTTATTTCGACAATCACGACGGCTTCGCCTTGCCGCCGACCTGGCTGGCCAGCGACGACGCCGAGTACACCCAGTGGGTCAGCGACATCAAGACCGCCGAGACCTACCACAGTAACTTCCAGGTCTGGGAATCGCGTTACCGCGACCCGCGCTACTTGTCGACGCTGACCCTGGGGCAGTTCGGTTCCGAGGTGGAGTTGGGCCTGCACGACTGGCTGCACATGCGCTGGGCCTCGGTGCCGCGCGACCCCTCCAACGGCGCGCCGGTGCCGTTCGCCCGCGATCCGGCGGACTTTTCGGCGCGCTGGTACGCCGCGGAAAACGACTTCCTCGGCGATCCGTTTTCTTCCCATGTGAGCCCGGTGTTCTGGCATTTCCACGGCTGGATCGACGACCGCGTGGAGGACTGGTTCCGCGCCCATGAGCGCTTTCACCCGGGAGAAGTCAGCCGCCTTGAAGTCAACGGCGTGCCCTGGTTCGCTCCCGGGCGCTGGGTCGAGATCGACGACCCCTGGCTGGGCCCGGACACCCACGGTTGCAGCACCACCCCCGGCCTGCAGCTGGGGCGCTCGGTGGAGATGGACCCGGAAACCATGAAGCTGGCTTTGCGCATCACCTTCGCCGAGGAAGGCAAGCTGGCCGAGCTGTTTCGCAAAGTGCCCAAGCGGCCCTGGTATGCCCGCCACCTGAAGGTGCGTGAGCGGTTGCTGTAA
- the pvdM gene encoding pyoverdine-tailoring dipeptidase-like protein PvdM produces the protein MTKPRSKKALYIGLPLALAIGAGAGFLAWDYWFRGNPGYPVKVIKQADELQERILSFDSHISLPLDFGAAGNEFDKDGGGQFDLVKANRGRLSGAALTIFGWPEMWNGPNAPHRPTEGFVEEARNQQEVRYKIISGMVRDFPNQVGIAYTPDDFRRLHGEGKFAIFISMLNAYPLGNDLNLLDLWTARGMRMFGFSYIGNNAWADSSRPLPFFNDSPDALDGLSEIGKQAVHRLNDLGVIIDVSQMSTKALEQVAQLSRTPMVASHSAPRASVDIPRNLSDKEMQLIKNSGGVVQVVGFSQYLRPLTQATQDKLNALRARFDLPPLPNLAMALMPGDPIISAWPEQKFGQYAGELYAILEEEPKATLKDLGDAIDYTVRKIGIDHVGISSDFNEGGGVKGWENVGQIRNVTAELLSRGYSEADIAKLWGGNFLRVWDQVQKAARPVANR, from the coding sequence ATGACAAAACCACGTTCGAAAAAGGCTCTTTACATCGGTCTGCCGCTGGCCCTGGCCATCGGCGCCGGAGCAGGCTTTCTGGCCTGGGACTACTGGTTCCGTGGCAACCCCGGCTACCCGGTCAAGGTGATCAAGCAGGCCGATGAATTGCAGGAACGCATCCTGTCGTTCGACAGCCACATCAGCCTGCCGCTGGACTTCGGCGCCGCCGGCAACGAGTTCGACAAGGACGGCGGTGGCCAGTTCGACCTGGTCAAGGCCAACCGCGGGCGGCTGTCCGGCGCGGCCCTGACCATTTTCGGCTGGCCGGAAATGTGGAATGGCCCCAACGCGCCGCACCGCCCCACCGAGGGTTTTGTCGAGGAAGCGCGCAACCAGCAGGAGGTGCGCTACAAGATCATCTCCGGCATGGTCCGCGACTTCCCCAACCAGGTCGGCATCGCCTACACCCCGGACGATTTCCGCCGCCTGCACGGCGAAGGCAAGTTCGCGATCTTCATCAGCATGCTCAACGCCTACCCCCTGGGCAACGACCTGAACCTGCTGGACCTGTGGACCGCCCGTGGCATGCGCATGTTCGGCTTCAGCTACATCGGCAACAACGCCTGGGCCGACTCCTCGCGACCGCTGCCGTTCTTCAACGACTCGCCGGACGCCCTCGATGGCCTGTCGGAGATCGGCAAGCAGGCGGTGCACCGCCTCAACGACCTGGGGGTGATCATCGATGTCTCGCAGATGTCGACCAAGGCCCTGGAGCAAGTGGCGCAATTGAGCCGCACGCCGATGGTGGCCTCGCACTCGGCGCCACGGGCCTCGGTGGATATCCCGCGCAACCTCAGCGACAAGGAAATGCAGCTGATCAAGAACAGCGGCGGCGTGGTCCAGGTGGTCGGCTTCTCGCAGTACCTGCGCCCGCTGACCCAGGCCACCCAGGACAAGCTCAACGCCCTGCGCGCGCGCTTCGACCTGCCACCGCTGCCGAACCTGGCCATGGCCCTGATGCCGGGCGACCCGATCATCTCGGCCTGGCCGGAACAGAAGTTCGGCCAGTACGCCGGCGAGCTCTACGCCATCCTCGAGGAAGAGCCCAAGGCGACCCTCAAGGACCTGGGCGACGCCATCGACTACACCGTGCGCAAGATCGGCATCGACCATGTCGGCATCAGCTCGGACTTCAACGAAGGCGGCGGGGTCAAGGGCTGGGAGAACGTCGGCCAGATCCGCAACGTCACCGCCGAGCTGCTGTCGCGCGGCTACTCGGAGGCGGACATCGCCAAGCTCTGGGGCGGCAACTTCCTGCGAGTCTGGGACCAGGTGCAGAAGGCCGCGCGCCCGGTAGCCAACCGTTGA